The Drosophila gunungcola strain Sukarami chromosome 2L unlocalized genomic scaffold, Dgunungcola_SK_2 000007F, whole genome shotgun sequence genome includes a region encoding these proteins:
- the LOC128253178 gene encoding vitelline membrane protein Vm26Ab: MAFHIGHLLIAGLLALSAVSSETIQLQPTQGILIPAPLAENIRVSRAAYGGYGAAAPATASYAAPAAYSAPAAPAYSPPAAAPAYAAPAPAPASIPSPPCPKNYLFSCQPSLQPVPCSAPAPSYGSAGAYSQYVPQYAVPFVREL, translated from the coding sequence ATGGCATTCCACATTGGTCACCTTCTCATCGCCGGCCTCTTGGCCCTGTCCGCCGTGTCCTCCGAGACCATCCAGCTGCAGCCCACGCAGGGCATCCTCATCCCGGCACCTCTGGCCGAGAACATCCGCGTGTCGCGTGCCGCCTACGGCGGATACGGTGCTGCTGCCCCCGCCACCGCCTCGTACGCCGCTCCAGCTGCCTACTCCGCTCCCGCTGCCCCCGCCTACTCGCCCCCCGCTGCTGCTCCCGCCTACGCCGCCCCCGCCCCTGCACCGGCCTCCATCCCGTCGCCGCCGTGCCCCAAGAACTACCTGTTCAGCTGCCAGCCCTCCCTCCAGCCCGTGCCCTGCTCCGCCCCAGCTCCGTCCTACGGATCCGCCGGCGCCTACTCGCAGTACGTGCCCCAGTACGCCGTTCCCTTCGTCCGGGAACTGTAA
- the LOC128253175 gene encoding transmembrane protein 138, whose protein sequence is MKLTLRRYSWVLMLQLVLLGVDLALNSFGPALARNRLQTAICFFVTQDALIIAEYLLFTLALHSTCVYQVGASHIILRNCKLFMASTTIYFLLSASQHFWIISQYRQPPANDGQHWPLGLIALSVAQRIVSVFYYYSSKSTALTMADPRFKEEHLDWIAEQLGDK, encoded by the exons ATGAAGCTTACTCTGCGACGCTACTCCTGGGTGCTCATGCTCCAGTTGGTCCTCTTGGGAGTGGACCTAGCCCTCAACTCGTTTGGACCGGCGCTGGCCAGAAACCGACTGCAAACAGCCATATGTTTCTTTGT CACCCAGGACGCCCTGATCATTGCGGAGTACCTGCTCTTCACCCTAGCACTGCACTCCACCTGTGTGTACCAGGTGGGCGCCTCCCACATAATCCTGCGGAACTGCAAGCTCTTCATGGCCAGCACCACCATCTACTTCCTGCTGTCCGCGTCTCAGCACTTCTGGATCATCTCCCAGTACCGCCAGCCGCCGGCCAATGACGGTCAGCATTGGCCGTTGGGTCTGATTGCCTTGTCAGTGGCACAGCGCATTG TGTCGGTTTTCTACTACTACAGCTCCAAGTCGACGGCCCTCACCATGGCGGATCCCCGCTTCAAGGAGGAACATCTGGACTGGATAGCAGAGCAGCTTGGCGATAAGTAA
- the LOC128253190 gene encoding uncharacterized protein LOC128253190, with the protein MTFWFLVCVLVTLNSTWPTAAEVASASTFQTFQFLERPIADRDQGWTHLLPTNFYSEMNQQYYRRFRRRAGLMLTNGLGAGKRRQYPFEYARYV; encoded by the coding sequence ATGACGTTCTGGTTTTTGGTCTGCGTTCTGGTGACCTTAAATTCGACCTGGCCCACGGCCGCCGAAGTCGCTTCCGCATCGACGTTTCAGACGTTTCAGTTTCTGGAGCGACCCATCGCCGATCGCGATCAGGGCTGGACCCACCTCCTGCCCACCAACTTTTACTCCGAGATGAACCAGCAGTACTACAGGCGATTTAGGAGACGGGCTGGGCTGATGCTGACCAACGGACTTGGAGCGGGAAAACGGCGGCAATACCCATTTGAATACGCTCGATATGTCTGA